A section of the Schistosoma haematobium chromosome ZW, whole genome shotgun sequence genome encodes:
- the AK2_1 gene encoding Adenylate kinase 2, mitochondrial, variant 2 (EggNog:ENOG410V4B1~COG:F) → MLHEFAGWYRRWRFGEGTRIDLVLIGPPGSGKGTQAVKIAERYKICHLSTGDILRAIIASGSELGQKVQKITESGGLVSDDIVCDLIAQKINSPECKNGLLFDGFPRTLEQAKKLDNLLRDRQIHLSAALEFKLDPNILEKRICGRLFHLASGRSYHELFNPPKVPMVDDITGDRLVHRSDDKPEALKKRLYEYEKNATPILHFYESQNKLLRINANKDVNQVFSDIQELIRVKLAEGR, encoded by the exons ATGCTTCATGAATTCGCTGGTTGGTATAGAAGGTGGCGCTTCGGTGAAGGGACACGTATTGATTTAGTTTTAATTGGCCCACCAGGTAGTGGAAAAGGGACTCAG GCAGTCAAAATAGCTGAACGTTATAAAATCTGCCATTTATCTACTG GAGATATTCTTAGAGCCATTATAGCATCAGGATCAGAACTTGGTCAAAAAGTACAGAAAATTACGGAATCAGGAGGACTTGTTTCAGATGACATAGTTTGTGACCTAATCGCACAAAAAATCAATTCTCCGGAATGTAAAAATGGACTTCTATTCGACGGGTTTCCACGCACACTAGAACAAGCCAAAAAA CTTGATAACCTTCTTAGAGATCGTCAGATTCATCTGTCGGCTGCCTTGGAATTCAAGCTCGATCCTAACATCTTGGAAAAAAGGATTTGTGGCAGGTTATTCCACTTAGCTAGTGGTAGGTCATATCATGAATTGTTCAATCCCCCGAAAGTCCCCATGGTAGATGAC ATTACTGGTGATCGTCTCGTCCATCGCTCCGATGACAAACCTGAAGCTTTGAAAAAGCGCTTGTATGAGTATGAGAAAAATGCAACACCTATTTTACATTTCTATGAATCTCAAAATAAACTACTTCGAATAAACGCAAACAAAGATGTTAATCAGGTGTTCAGTGATATTCAGGAACTTATTCGTGTGAAATTAGCAGAGGGACGATAG
- the AK2_1 gene encoding Adenylate kinase 2, mitochondrial (EggNog:ENOG410V4B1~COG:F), translated as MLHEFAGWYRRWRFGEGTRIDLVLIGPPGSGKGTQAVKIAERYKICHLSTGDILRAIIASGSELGQKVQKITESGGLVSDDIVCDLIAQKINSPECKNGLLFDGFPRTLEQAKKLDNLLRDRQIHLSAALEFKLDPNILEKRICGRLFHLASGRSYHELFNPPKVPMVDDVSYIFLLI; from the exons ATGCTTCATGAATTCGCTGGTTGGTATAGAAGGTGGCGCTTCGGTGAAGGGACACGTATTGATTTAGTTTTAATTGGCCCACCAGGTAGTGGAAAAGGGACTCAG GCAGTCAAAATAGCTGAACGTTATAAAATCTGCCATTTATCTACTG GAGATATTCTTAGAGCCATTATAGCATCAGGATCAGAACTTGGTCAAAAAGTACAGAAAATTACGGAATCAGGAGGACTTGTTTCAGATGACATAGTTTGTGACCTAATCGCACAAAAAATCAATTCTCCGGAATGTAAAAATGGACTTCTATTCGACGGGTTTCCACGCACACTAGAACAAGCCAAAAAA CTTGATAACCTTCTTAGAGATCGTCAGATTCATCTGTCGGCTGCCTTGGAATTCAAGCTCGATCCTAACATCTTGGAAAAAAGGATTTGTGGCAGGTTATTCCACTTAGCTAGTGGTAGGTCATATCATGAATTGTTCAATCCCCCGAAAGTCCCCATGGTAGATGACGTAAGTTACATTTTCTTACTAATATAA